The following nucleotide sequence is from Glycine max cultivar Williams 82 chromosome 9, Glycine_max_v4.0, whole genome shotgun sequence.
aaaaatatctaagtaATTTCAAACTTAAagtaaaaattgaattcaataGAGTGACATTGAGGTgagtcaaaatcaattttgatttcAAGTGAATATGACACAAAACATTATTGTTATGGAAAAATCATGATAGCACCGTAATTTTGAGATAATCGCCATAATTTTTAAAGGTATCTAAACATGTTATCAAGTAATAATGGTTGAAGTAATGTATAAATGCATCAAGAACTTAGGTTCGATTTTGAGAtaattgtcatatttttttacaaaaagatgcttatattatttcattcagGTAGTAAGACTGAATACATTGAGGAATGAAATCAGAAATTTGCATACCAGAATAAAATCTATATACATTGTCAAGTAAAGATTCATATATTTGGTTGTAAACGTAAATAGAGTTCTTGTAAGTACTGTTCATTTCATCATCTCAAGTCCAGACTAGTAATGTTAATTAGAATTCAGACAAAGTCTGACTCAGGAGTACAATCCTCTAGGAGCTCTCATGGGACACAAAAAGCTGTATCCCAAATACGAATTTTCACTGTCATGATTGAGAGTCAAAATATGAAATTGAAAACTTCCAAGATAACGGTGGGGATGAGGGAGCTAGGTAGGGactaaagaaaatgatatatatatatgatatatatatatatatatatatatatataatgagttATGTTGCTTTCTCCTCTGAAGATAACATTTCCCTTAAGGccaattttactttaatttgaatatagTACCTAAGAAACTTCCAGGCTTGCAATTAATTACTCGAAAGGAATCTAAGCCACTCCTCATATGGTATAACTTCCccgtaaaaaataaactaaagttATACACAAAGAGCAAAGTGTTCATAATGAATAAAATTGGATCATTCAAAAAACAACTATATACACCTGTGATCATgaagacaaaataaattaaaacaattaatgcGAAGTACAACATAAAATCTCTtggaattttattaaatatttatcgaGATTATAGGATACTCATCATCATGAACAATAAGACACTagtattttgtgtttgtcttcttgttCAGATGCAACATACAATTGATAAAACCACCCTCCTCATAACTTTATTGTCCCTATTATCAGTTTTTCATACTAATTAACTTCACTAAATCTAGCACAACACTAATTAAGCATTGGTCTCATACAATAATTATGGTTTTACCACCAATATATCTCATAAATCTAAGTAATTGACGTAACGATCTGTGGGAAAGCCATGAAGAAGGCCATAAGATAAAGCcatgagcaagattgcagcctCCTTCTCATCCGGAGGGAAGACTTTTTGGAGAGCCAAGTTCTTACTCAATCTCACTGTCAAATCCTCAAAAGCACCAAACCTCTTTCTATACTTCGCTCCAAGTTTGCGCTTCTTTTTCATATGTGGTGCACCCTTAGTTTTGGACTTCATCCCTTTGCTATGCAATTTGTTTCCTTTCTTTACTTGAGATTTCTCAGCCTCCACTGGATTCATTCCGTTTGCCGTTGCAGCCACGGCAATGGCACGCCTTGCCTTCCTTTGTCGAATTCCACAAGCATTGCAAAGTGTCTGTCACACAAAAATGAATCTTCAGTATCATTtagttagttatttattttatctataggCAGGAATCAAAGACAGGTCACAGAGGTTCAATAATTTAGACACTGTTGAACCATCTGATCTGAGTTAGACACGCTTGATATCATTTagttagtttaaaataaaacaattcaatTGTTTAATTGAGAATATTCTAGTTGCATTCTTAGTATCACTGTCAAATTTTATTGAGTTTTTCAAAGCCATAAAATTAAAGAGTTTATGTAATTGCTTTGTTGTAGACTGGTGTGAGGACTATAAGAGAAAAACTTAGAGCTAATTatttttctagaaaaagaaaatgtttgaGGTTGAATCCATAGCAAGGgggaaacaacaaaaaaaaaatacaagaaatataTACCTTTGGACCTTTTGGTCCACTTCTCCAGAGAGGGGTCTTAGTGGTGTGGCAATCAGAACAAACCCTAACAGTGATCTTGCTGTGGTTTGCAGAAGAATTGTAGTTATTACTATCATCAGTTCCTAGAGGTGTCAGTGGTGGgtttttctcttcattcttgatcTGCTTAGAGTTAGAGATCATGCCTTCTGTATCAAAACCCGTTTGATCTGACACCATCATCCTCCGCATCATTCTCATCTTTAAAGGCATCCACTTAGTTGAATTATCTTCAACTTGAAAATTTTCACACTtatcttctttcttccaaaCTCTCAGCTTGAGATCACTTCTGTTTTCATCCTTTTCAGATACTGGATGCTCCCATGATTCACTAGAAGGAACAATCTTCTGGGCCTACAGATCACATGATTAAATTGAtcaaaacaaagatatgtgtgcGTACAAGCacttaattgaataataattaagatcATGAACCAACAATTTGTTGTTGGAGTGATATTAAGCTTGATTCCTTTAAATAAAGTATCAAAATTCGAGTTTAGTAGATAAAAAGAACATAGTTGAAAGAGAATACTTTACCAAAAGTAACCTATCAGGTTCTCCAAATTTAGTTATAgacaaaattaatgaatttttcttatgaataacatgataaaaaaaaattaagatcatGAATATGATCATGTTCAACTTATCATACTCTATCTATATGTATAACTATAAATAAGACAAGGCTTGTTATTGTATCTACATGGATTCATTATACCCGAGAGATTAGTCCTTCTGACCAGAATACCTGAGtttaacaaaaacaacaaaaaagtatGCAtcacctcttcatcactttgtAAGTGCTTTGATTCCCAGTGGCAACAAGATCCTCCTTGACCTTGATGATCCGGGTTGAAGAGAATAGAAAAAGATAgagaagaagacgaagaagaggCTTGATGGCTTGTACTGAAGACGTGGTGGGTGTGATCTTCATTAAGATCTATAGGCATAGGCGAAGACACTGAGTAACGATAAGTTGGTATCATGGACTCGTacacaaaaacacacacaaaacaaGCCAAGAgggaaagagagaagagaaagaagggtGTGGAATGGATCGGTGCAGCTGCAACAACAGCATACCCTTTTGTCtatagtttataataaaaaggggttgggaggaagaagagaagaagaaagagaaggaaaaaggtTCTGATTCTTAACGTTTCTCGCACACGAGGCATGGTAAAACTCATTTTTGAACAGAAGAGAGATTACATTACAGCCTAGCACTACCTTAAGAGCTATCACTATAAGACATTCACGTGACTATTGGAAACATCTGAAACAGACAAATCGAAAAGACAAAGTGATTCAGGAGAGTGTGGAGTGCTACTACGCTGACCCCATACGTATGACAAAAGCCCTAATTGCACaatcttctttttttaccaCACCACACTGCCAAGCTAGATGAGACTACTTGAAACGATGCATGCAAGAGATATGGTAGCCACACACATGATGATAGCTAGGGATAATGTAGTCACACATCATCGCTAACCAATAATTTGGTCACTCACAGGAATATAATATTGTGGCATGGTTCAATTGCTTTTCCGCCAAACATATATTAGTTGAGTGTAATTCAGTTGAATAAAATGTATAAGTTGTTATAAATCATTTCTTAATACTTGTCTTCCATTCTTACGGAATATTAGTTAATTTTctcatctaaaatatttttgaaacttgAGATCAAAGTAGGACATATATAGAACCTGCTCTtcggaaaatgaaaatatagagTCAGTTATGTATATGCAAGTTCCGTTGAAAATGTGACCATTGTTCTTACTATTATTATGCGATTATATATGATCAGCTTTACTGCATGTTTAGCATAATGTTTTGCGTACATCTCTAAACTTTGGATATATTGCCTCCACGCACATGAGCTTTATTAGTGTTTGATTGTGAATGTGATTTGCAATCAGCTAGCTAACTAACCAAATGAATATGTTAACTGCAAACATAATAATCCTTTATTGAttaaagaaatttgttgaaagcgaGGGATCCCTCAGGAACAGTTTCTTAACTACTTCAAAACAATACTTAGTCTAAAATTCGACTGAATTTGTAAAATAGAATGAATGGAATGGAACCTTGTTTTAAAAACAGATAACaggtatgtttttttatcagtatataTAGCAACGCTTATTATGGGAATGCAAGTAGGTTTTCAACCTTTATACAAAAGTACAAACTTTAATTTGTCGAATCTAATAGTTACGACATTAATTACTACAAGCATTGTAGAGGGCTTTTTGTATTATTTGTGTGGGCACGGTTTATGCTTAAATTAAAGGTCTGTTCTTAATcattcactactagaaaaatgccaatattgatattatttttttttataaaaaagataaaaaaaaaaataaaaccttcaAGTCTTGTAGCGAGCATATATACACACCAATATGGAGAGAAAAAATGACATCCTTTTGTTCTAACATAAAACTAGACCagtaaaaaacattatttacatACAAagtggagaggatgcttcattAATGAAGGGTCACAATGATTCACCCATATCTTTCCATTAAGAGTCATATTTattcaaacaatatatttttttcattaaaaatcacAATAGTCTCACCTATCATGATTTCATTAATTACTATAAATATTGGGTTGAGTTAAGGGGTGgtatgaaataataattatttttttagtttctatcaaAAAATTCATGACATATAGTTCTTAGATCCTCAAGCTAAAGCCTTCCCTCAAAAAGTAACTACTCCACCATTCTTTGGACTCAAGTCTTGGAACATAGACTTTTTTTCAGTCATGTGTTCTTCAAATATCATGATTtagatttcttttttgttgtcaaACACATATgcaactaaaataatttatttcttcaatATCTAAATAGACTCGGGTCTTTTCTTATTAGCATAAGTACTAGACATTCCTCTACACTTGGATATTACATATCCAGGTTTGTCACATAAATAGCATAGATCTATTGATCGACTTAGTTCTTaagcttttcttcttttaacatttttggttcatgtaatcaattatcatTATTAAAGTGATGATGTGACAATTACTTCATCATCAACATGATTTGTTACATCATCAACTAGTCTGATGTGATATTTgtgtattcttttttataaattatgtttttagtagGGATGACCACAAATCTAGGTCAATTTGATAACTCGTAAATTAGAATCAATCCAATTTAGAAAATTCAATTGGTTTGAATCATTAATTTggattagattaaaaaattacaaattcaatAAGTTTGGATCAAATATTGAACTTTACTTTTGAAAATCCAATCTAATTTGATCCATCCAAGTACTTactatgtaaattttttaacccTTAGAGTTTGGGCTTTTTAGCCTATcccaattatatatattcattttaagaCTACTAATCATTATTaccataattataatataagatagtttaatttttaacttggaATGGAACATGCTTCATATTATATTAGtagttaaaaaatagtttttgagTTAAAGGTACTAAATACTATTAAAATCacttagatattttttaaagattttttttatgattttaataataaatccgATGACCCGATCCAATTTGATTATAATCAAAATTCATTTGGGTCGAATTGCATACTTAAACTAGTCAAAATTTGATCCAAAATGAACCCATTAAAATTGATCgtattggataaaaaaaaatgccatGGATCCAATTCAATTCGACCTGAACCCAACCCTAGTTTGTAGCCCCtcatctttttataaaattcactTTTAATTCCTTAACATGTTTATGGTTGGTCTTACTCCTTCACCTTTTCACCAAATTCACTTTTAATCCCTTAGTAATTTTTTGCCTGATCTTAGTCTTATGATTGTCCTTGTTTTTAGTCTTTCTCATCAAACCATCAAGCAACAATGTGGCATCTACGTGTAGGCTGCTAGATTGAATCCCATGGTAAAATGTTGTTGGTTTGGAATGTTTTTTTAGTGATTCTTAGacactataattttattttatttttgcaatgTAAAACTACcagaaaatgatttgaaaacaaaaaaaagagatacaataagaaaaatcaacaaCCCTCGATAAAAAACCAGCGATGCACTAAACCATGACCCAAAAGACAAAATCAACAACTCACATTAAGCAAAATTAGCAAGAATAAGCAAATCAAAAACCACTGAACCCATGAATCTAAACCTTAATCACCAAAACTAGAGAACCCTCAATCTTTGAACTCTTCCAAACCCTAATCCCATACCCCACTTCTCAAACAAATGTTAACCCTTCCATTTTAATCTTACTTCCATAAACCTTTTTGCTCCACGGGTAATACCATGCACAAAAGGTGAACATGAGATGATGATGGTGACAAAAACATTAATGTATCAAGGCATTGCCTAATCCAAAAACTAAATTAAGAACTCCATCATAATCAAAGAGAAATAATTAACGAGAAATCACAAATATAAAACAAGAACATTCAATCCAAGAACAAAGAAGAGAGATGAATCATCTTCCATCCCTAATCCTTGTGTTGTCACTTCTCTCCAAGGTTTTCAATGGTTAGGGACTTCCAAAACAAACTACAAAAggtctatttataatatataaaaaatataatagaaaatcatatatataataatttttatacaaacaaaaaaattaattgtattttttttaatttatgtatcacAAAACAAATGGGAGCAGTATCTATAGTTTGTCCTATatgtacataaaaaaattgcattacaTTCTATTGAGGCAATGGAAAGAATGTTTGGGAAAAAAGAGTCGTTTTTTACGGGACATCAAAAGAGtcgtattgtatttttattgtctttttcTGTGCATTTACTTTTGTTCTACTCGTGGTGGGGCGAGGGGAAAATGTTGCATAAAAACACCTCCTTGTGAGTTCTGAACTTACCGTTGTCAAAAAGCATTGAATCATATATATGGTCCCGGGGCAGCACAAGATTTTCTGAATCTTGTGGGGGTAATGGCAGACCCAACTTTT
It contains:
- the LOC100792098 gene encoding GATA transcription factor 21, with the protein product MIPTYRYSVSSPMPIDLNEDHTHHVFSTSHQASSSSSSLSFSILFNPDHQGQGGSCCHWESKHLQSDEEAQKIVPSSESWEHPVSEKDENRSDLKLRVWKKEDKCENFQVEDNSTKWMPLKMRMMRRMMVSDQTGFDTEGMISNSKQIKNEEKNPPLTPLGTDDSNNYNSSANHSKITVRVCSDCHTTKTPLWRSGPKGPKTLCNACGIRQRKARRAIAVAATANGMNPVEAEKSQVKKGNKLHSKGMKSKTKGAPHMKKKRKLGAKYRKRFGAFEDLTVRLSKNLALQKVFPPDEKEAAILLMALSYGLLHGFPTDRYVNYLDL